In Azospirillum thermophilum, the genomic stretch TGATCCGGGGAACCCTCCGCCGTCAGCGCAGCGGGACGGCCATCCATGCGCAGGCGTGATCGGGTGGACCTGTCATGCTCGGGCCTGGACCGGCGCAGGCGAGGCTTCAGGCGGCGACCAGCTCGAACCGGTCGACGTCGACCAGCCCCCGGTCGGTGATCTTCAGATGGGGGATCACCGGCAGCGGCAGGAAGGCGAGCTGCAGGAAGGGCTCCGCCAGGGGACAGCCCATGGCGCGCACGGCCGCCCGCAGGGCGCGCAGGTCCTGCTCCACCGTCTCGAAGGGCTGCAGGCTCATTAGCCCGGCCAGCGGCAGGGCGAGTTCGCCGACCACCGTGCCGTTGCGCACGGCGACGAAGCCGCCCTGCAGCTCGATCAGCCGGTTGACCGCCAGCGCCATGTCGGCGTCGCTGGCGCCGACGACGCAGACATTGTGGCTGTCATGCCCGACCGAGGAGGCCAGCGCCCCCTCCGCGAAGCCGAAGCCGGAGACGAAGCCGCGCCCGACGTTGCGGTTGGTGCCGTGGCGGGCGAAGACGCAGATCTTCAGCAGGTCGCGGGACGGGTCGGCGACCAGACGGCCGCCGGCCGCGGGGACCTCCATCCGCCGGTGCTCCGTCAGGATCTTGCCCGGCAGCACGCCGATCACCGACTGGACGGAGCCGCCCGCGGGAACGGCGAAATCCTCCACCGCCACCGGGTCGAGCCTGATGGAGCCGAGCCCGACCGGCTCCACCGCCGGCCGGCCGGCGAAGCTCTCCTCCGACACCGGACGGCCGCCGCGAATGACCCGCGAGACGGCGCAGCCCTCCAGGTCGTCGAGCAGGACGAGGTCGGCCCGCTGCCCCGGCGCGACGAGGCCGCGGTCCTGCAGGCCGAAGCTGCGCGCCGCCGACCAGGTCGCCGCCCGGTAGACATGCGCGACCGGCGCGCCCAGCCGGATGGCGCTGCGGATGAGGTGGTCCATGTGCCCCTCCTCCGCGATGTCCAGCGGGTTGCGGTCGTCGGTGCAGAACCCCAGGAAGGGCGAGGTCTCGGCGCTGATCACCCCGGCCAGCGCATGGACGTCCTTGGAGACGGAGCCGTCGCGGATCAGCACCTGCATGCCCTTGCGCAGCTTCTCCATCGCCTCGGCGGCGCTGGTCGTCTCATGGCAGTTGCGGATGCCGCAGGAGAGATAGGCGTTGAGCTCCCGCCCGGAGAGCAGCGGCGCGTGGCCGTCGATGTGCCGGCCGTCGAAGGCCGCGAGCTTGTCCAGGACCCCGTCCACCTTGTGGAAGACGCCGGGGAAGTTCATGAACTCAGCCAGCCCCAGCACGCGCGGATGGTCCTTGTAGCGGACGAGGTCGGGCGCCTCCAGCCGGGCGCCGGACGTCTCCAGCTCCGTCGCCGGGACGCAGGAGGAGAGCTGGACGAACAGGTCGGTCGCGGTGCCGCCGGCGCTCTCCAGGAAGTAACGCAGCCCCGCCTCGCCCAGCACGTTGCAGATCTCGTGCGGGTCGCAGATGGCGGTGGTGGTGCCGCGGGGCAGGACGCAGCGGTCGAACTCCTGCGGCGTGACGCAGGTCGATTCGCAATGGACGTGGGTGTCGATGAAGCCGGGCACGACGGTCAGGCCGCGCCCGTCGATCTCCTCCACCCCGTCGTAGGACTCGTAGGTGCCGACGATGCGGTCGCCGCAGATGGCGATGTCGCCCGCGGCGATCTCGCCGGTCACGACGTTGAGGAACCGCGTGTCCTTGATGACGAGATCGGCCCGGCTCTCACCCAGCGCCTGGCCGATGCGCCGCTTCAACTCGTCCCGACCGACCGCCATCGCCCTGCCCCTCGTTCGTTTCCGTTCCCCAGAGAGTGGCGAGCCGGACCCGGAGGTTCAATCGATCCCTTACCGGCCACCGTCAGAAGGTCCGGGTCTTCGTGCCCTTGCCGTCCCAGGGCCGGCCGTCGCACTCCGGCTTCTCCTCGAGCTGGACGAGCTTCAGCGTCTGCCCCTCCACCCGGTAGCGCCACTTGCTGCCGCAGTCGCCCAGCCCGCGGCCCTGCTCGAAGAACTCGACGAGGGGGCCGTTGAGGGAAACGAGGCCGACCGGGGCGGCGCCGGGATCGACCCGCCGCTTGCCGTCGGCCAGCACCTCCACCCCCAGCCGGGCCGCGATCCCCTTGGCCTTGTCGATGAGGAAGGGGAAGTTGGAGCACTGATAGGCGCCGCAGCCCTCCGGCACCGCGACGAACAGCCGGCCGTCCGGCAGCGCGGCGGCGAAGCTGAAGCCGCCGTAGAGCTCGAGGTTCGACAGAACCTCCTCCGCCCCGCCGGGGTCGGGCGCGTCCGGGCTCGGGAACAGCGTGGTCAGCGTGTAGGCGACGAAGCCGGCATCGTCCTCGGCGTCGCGTCCGGCCTCCTTCAGCGGGTCGATCGGCTTCGCCACGGCGATGGCGGCGGCGAGCGCGCGCTGGCCGGCCAGCCTGATCACCTCCTGGATGCGGCGGTGATAGACGCCGTTCAGCATCATCGGGTCGTTGTTGGCGTCCTTGAAGGCCTTGTTCCGGTCGAGCAGCCAGCGGCCCTGCGCCGCCTTCAGCGCGGTGACGCGGTCGGCCGGCTGTCCCTCGACCGCCAGCCGATAGACCCGGCCGAGCAGGCGGTCCATCGCCGCCAGGGAGTCGTCGGCGCAGATCGCCTTTTCCGCCGGCTGGGTCGCCTTGGCGCAGTCGAAGCCCGGCTGTTTGGTCAGCGGGGCCGCCTCCGACGCCAGCGGCGCCAGCAGAATCATCGCGGCGAGAAGTCGGCGCATGGAAAAACACTCCGTCACAGCAAACCGGTGGACCAGCAAGAGCCGGGCTTCGACAAGAGCCGGGCAAGGAGAGGTTGTCAACCCGCCGCCCCCGACACCGCCCCCGACACCACTCCGCCGCGGCCGGGCGATGCGCCGTAACGGACTATGCAAAAGAACGCCGTCCAACCTGCGGTGGATCGCCGCACGGGCTTGGAACAGGACCATACCTGTTGAAGATTGCGGCCGCGGGACAAAAGAGTCGTGTTCATCATTAATTGTCCGGAAACCTCACAATATCAAACTCGCTTCGGAACAGTGCGGCGCACGCACCGTGATCGCGCCCGGGGAGGTTGCGCAGGATGCTTCACAAACTTAGAAACGTTCGAATCAGCTCCAGAATTTACTTGATCTCCGGCCTGATGGCGGCCGTCGCCTTCATCGTCGGCGTGATCGGTCTTGCCGCGATGCACGACCTCTCCACCCGGACGGAGGCGATCGAGCTGGCCTACGAGCGGCAGGCGCTGGGCGAGCGGATGAACGCGCTGGTGCTGGCGGCGGTGATGGATTCGCGCGGCATCTACATGGCGAAGGACGCGGCGGAGGTCGAGAAGTACGCCAAGCCGCTGCTGGCCACCCTGACCACCCTGCAGGAGCGGAGCAACCGCCTGGCCGACCTGACCCCGCCGGCGGAGCGGGCGGAACTGGGCGAACCGGCCGCGAAGGTGGCGGAGTTCGTGCGCTTCCGGACCGAGCTCGTCCGCATCGGACGGGAGAAGGGGGCGGAGCAGGCGCGGATCTACGGCGACAACGACGCCAACCGGACCAACCGGCAGGCGCTGAACAGCGCCCTGATCAAGCTCGTGGACTCGCTCAACCAGCGCGTCGCCCGCTACCATGCCGATCTGGTCGCCGCCCAGGGGCGCTGGACGCTCGTCATCGCCGCGGTCGGCGGCGGCGGCGCGCTGTTCGCGCTGTGGATGACGATCGTCGTCGCCCGCCGCCAGATCGCCCGCCCGATCGTCGAGATGACCGGCGTCATGACCCGCATCGCGTCGGGGGACACCGGGTCCGACGTGCCGCACACCGGCAACCGGGACGAGATCGGCGACATCGCCCGTGCCGTGGTGGTGTTCCGCGACGCGCTGCTCCAGGTCAGCCGGCATGCCGAACAGGAGCGCGTGGACACCGAGGCCCGGCGCCGGCGGCAGGAGTCGCTGGAGGCGCTGACCCACAGCTTCGCCCAGAAGATCGACGGGCTCTGCCGCACGCTGACCGGCGAGGCCGACCACATCCGCAGCAGTGCCGAAACCCTCACCCGGACCGCCCGCGACGCCTCCCAGCGGTCCTCCAGCGTGGCGGCGGCGGCGCAGCAGACGACCGGCAACGTCGAGATGGTCGCCGCCGCGGCGGAGGAGATGACCCACTCCATCGACGCCATCAGCCAGCGCATCGGCGAGGCGGCCCGGATCGCCGGCGAGGCCGAGAAGGAGGCGCAGCGCACCAACGAGACGATCCAGGGCCTCGCCGCCGCGGCGGAGCGGATCGGGGCGGTGGTCAGCATGATCAACCAGATCGCCAGCCAGACCAACCTGCTGGCGCTGAACGCCACCATCGAGGCGGCGCGGGCCGGCGAAGCGGGCAAGGGCTTCGCCGTCGTCGCCGGCGAGGTCAAGAACCTGGCCAACCAGACCGCCAAGGCGACCGAGGAGATCTCCGGCCAGATCGCCGCGATCCAGGCGGAGACCCAGCACGCCGTGGGCGCCATCACGGCGATCGTCGGCACCATCGAGAAGATCAGCGACATCAGCACGGGCATCGCCGCGGCGATGGAGGAGCAGGGATCCGCCACCCGCGAGATCACCCGCAACGTCCACGACGCCGCCACCGGCACCCAGAGCGTGTCGCAGACCATCGCCGGGGTGTCCGACGTGGCGGAGCAGACGGGCACCGCCGCGGACAGGATGCTGGACGCAGCCCGCGGCCTGACCACCCATGCCCGGACGCTTCAGTCCGACGTGGACGAGTTCGCCGCTCAGATCAAGACGATGTGAGAGGAAAGCACGGAAGAGCCGCGGCCGGTCAGGCCGCGGCGTCGTCCCGGTGGATCATGTCGCCGAGCTTGTCGAGCAGATAGTCCAGGTCTTCCTGCGCCAGATCCTCGTACTGGGTCAGGATCCGCTCGATGAGGCGGCGGCGGTGGCGCTCCTGGTCGTGCGCCTCCCCGTCATAGGGAGTTTCCTTCAGCACGTCGATGGCGATGCGGCAGGCCGGCAGCAGCGCCGGCGGCAGCTTCGCCTTGTCGTAGAGCGACTTCAGCCCCAGCCGCCCCGCATCGTGGATCAGCAGCCGGGCGTTGGTCAGCGGAACGTTGGCGAGATGGGACATCGCCATCTCGAAGAAGGCGATGTCGCCGGTGCACAGCGAGCGGACCAGCAGCGAAGGCGTCAGCCGCCCGGTGCGCGAGAGCTGCGCCACCAGCCGTTCCAGCGCGCGCTCGTCGTTCTCGCCGGTGAGGAGGGAGACGGTCGCCCGCTCCCGGCTCTGCAGGATCAGGTCGGCGGCGACCTTGGCCGGCAGCTCGTGGTTGGAGACGAGATGCTGGCGCAGCTTCTCCGACACCACGGCGACCAGCCGCTCGGCGATGGTGATCGGCAGGTGGGCGCGGTGGACCAGCGGTTCCTGCACCGTCTCGCTGTCGCCGAACCGGTCGATCACCCGGCCGAGGCTGCCTTCGCCGAGGTCCGCCCCCTCGTTGGCGACCAGGGCCGCGACGGCCCCTTCGGAGCCCACCTCGATCAGGGCGTCGGCGACGCTGGCCGGAACGGTTTCGCGGCTGGCGATGGCGGTGTGCTTGGCGTCGGTGCCGGTGCGGACGATCTCGACGAGGTCCGCGTTGGTCAGCACGGTGGAGACGCTGAGAATCGGGATCGCCACCGCCTCGACGTCCCGCGCCAGGGTCAGCGCGATGTCGCGGGGAAGCGAGGGGCTGGTCTTCAGGTTCTCGGCCAGCGACTGGCGGACGCGCACGACGGCGTCGTTGACCATCACCCGGACGATGTCCTCGGCCAGCCGGCGTTCAGACGGGGAAAGCGTGTCGCTGTCGAAATGCCGGGCGACCTTGACCGCCAGATCAGCACGGGTGCTGGGCGAGGGGTCCGACAAAAGGCGGGCGACGTCTTCTTTCGACAAATGTTCGGTCATGGGTCTCCGACCCCAGCTTTTGCGCGGCCCGTCCCTCTACGGCGGAGACGAATTCGTTACGGCCAAGCATGGAGCCAAACGGTTGAACCTTCCTTAACGTCAGCCGATCGGACCGTTTCACCCGTCATGCTTGCAACCGTGAGTCAGGGAATCCCGACGAAGCTCGGCGGCTCGGGAAGGATCGGGCGGCGCCGGCGCACGCCGTACAGCGCAAGGTCGATCGCCGCCATCTGCTCCTCAACCGAGATCGCGGCCTGCGACGCGACCTCCAGCTCCCGGTCCTCGTAGACGTAGCTGTCCGGGCGCTCCGCCCCCCAGCGGCCGACGGCGGCATCGCGCTCGTGCAGCAGGGTGACGATCTGCGGCCGGAACAGCCGCATCAGCGCCGTGATCCAGCGGTTGGCCGGCCAGGAGGGCCGGGCATGGTCGATGATGAAGCAGTCCAGCATCCGCACCACGTCGCCCGCCGCATACCACGTCTCGCCGGTGACCCAGCGGTTGGTGGTGAACAGGCGCACCGGCTGGCCGGTGACGTCCATGGCGATGCCGATCAGGTGCGACAGCGCGTCGTTGTCGTTGGGGGGACTCTCCAGGTCGGGCAGCGGCGCCGGCCGCAGCCCGTCCGGCATGCCGTGGGGCCGGAGAAAGGTGTGGAAGTGGCCATGCTCGCCGGGCAGCCGCTCCTCCTCCGGGTGGCAATGGTAATAGTACTGCGCATGGTACTCGGCGTCGTAGACGTCGCCCGGCGGATAATGATGCCACTCGTAGAGCGTGCCGTGCCCGCGCACCAGTTCCCCGACCACCGTGTCGCCGGTCTTGGCGAGCACGCGCTGGCAGGTCCGGATTTCGCGCCCGGCCTCGGCCATCTCTTCCAACTCTTCGCGGGAAAGCCCCGAGAGATCCGTCATTGGCCAGTCCGCCCCGTGCGGGAATAGCGCCGTTTTCGAACCAATTACGTACGCCGCTATGACTGGTTGGCAAGCAATTTCAACCGGCGGGATGCCGTCGCCCCGTCAGCTCCGCGTGGCGGTCACGCGCATGACCGCCGTCCCCTGGCGCAGGGCCCAGGGAACCAGGCCGCCCATGACGGTGCCCAGCGCCTCGTTGAAGGCGGCGATCACGTCGGTGAAGGCCCGGCCGCGCACGGGCACCACCGCCTCGAACGTCTCGCCGGCCTCGATGGTGCGGCGGGGCATGGCGACCAGCTTGGCCGAGAGGCGGACATGCACCCGGTCGGGGACGGTCGCGCCGGGGGTGCTGTACTCCGCCTGGAAATCCCGCAGTTCCGACTTCAGAACGAAGTCCGACCGCAGCCCGACCGTGTCGCGGCCGACCGAGACGATCCGCCCGCTGTCCTCGAAGGACTGGACGATCAGCCCCTGCACCATGTTCGGCACCCGGTCGGCCCAGGAGACGTCGGCGAAATAATCGACGGAGGTGGCCGAGCGGGCGAGCGCGATCCGCGGCGTGTCGATGGCGGCCCCGGCCACCGGCGTCTCGACCAGCAACTGCCAGTCGGCCTTGCGGATCGACGGGTCGACCGCGGTGTGCGGGGTCAGCGTGTAGAGGCTGGGGGCGGTCGGGTTGAGCGCCGCGACGCAGGACGCCAGCACAAGCGCCGCGCATGCGGCCGCGCACACCGTCGCAAGGGTCTTCATGGACGTCATGGACTGCCGACTCCTCATTTCCCGCGCACCTCCACGCCCTGCCTCGTGCCGCCGAACAGGAAGTTCGACGGGTCGTTCTCGATCCGCGTGACCACCCGCGAGAGCTGCCCCGACAGGTCGCGGAGCTGGGTGATCAGCAGGGTCAGTTCATACAGCCCCGTCGCGCTGAAGTCGCGCAGCGGATCGCGGTTTTCCGCAAGCAGGGCGTTCAACTGCGTCGAGGTCTGCTTCAGCGACTGCGCCAGCTCCTTCCAGTCGGTCCCGGCCTGGCGGACGGTGCCGTTGAGGGTGGTCAGCGTCTCGCGCGCCTGGCGCAAGGTGCCGTTCAGTTCCGGCCCCACGGATTCGAACCCCTGCAGCGTCTTCTGCGCCTGCTGCATCGTGCCGCCGATGCCCTGCCCGGCCTCGGCGAGCTCGGCGGACAGGGTGCGGACGTTCGCCAGCGTCTCGGAGATCGCGCGCTGGTTCTCGCCGTTCAGCAGGTTGCCGAGCTGGCTGATCACCTCCAGCGACCGGTTCAGCAACTGGGGGGCGGCATCCACCACGGCGGACAGCGGCGACGGGCGCGACGGGATGACGGGGATGCCGTCGGGGTCGGTCGTCTTCAGCCGCTCGCTGGTCGCCGTCCCGCCGGCGATCTGGACATAGGAGCCGCCGGTGATGCCCTGGACCTCCAGCGAGGCGATGGAGTCCGCCATGATCGGCGTGCCCTCCTGCACCTGGATGGTCACGCGCACGCGGGTCACGTTCTCGGGATCGAGCCGGATGTCGCTGACCGTGCCGACGGGGACGCCGCGGTAGCGCACCGGGCTTCCCTGCTGCAGGCCGGTGACCGAACCGGTGAAGTAGATCCGGTACGGCTGCCGGGTCTCCTCGAGCTGGATTTTGGCGACCCAGACGGTGAAGGCGAACAGCCCGGCGATGAGCGCGAGCACGAAGCTGCCGACCAGGATGTAGCTGGCGCGGGTTTCCATGGGTGCCGGTCAATCCTCAGCATGGCGCGCGGCACGGCCGCGCGGTCCGTGGAAATAGTCGTGGATCCAGGGATGCGGATCGGCGAGATGCTGGTCCAGCGTCCCCACCCGGATCCGCTTGTCGATCAGGACGGCGATGCGGTCGCAGATCGACACCAGGCTGTCCAGGTCATGGGTCACCATGAAGACGGTCAGCCCCAGGCTGCGCTGCAGCCCGCGGATCAACTGGTCGAAGGCCGCGGCGCCGATGGGGTCGAGGCCGGCCGTCGGCTCGTCGAGGAACAGGATGTCGGGGTCGAGCGCCAGCGCGCGGGCAAGGCCGGCCCGCTTGATCATGCCGCCGGAAAGCTGGGACGGATGCTTCGCCCCGGCGTCGGGCGGCAGCCCCGCCATGGCGATCTTGACCCGCGCAATCTCGGCGATCAGCGAATCCGGCAGGTCGGAATGCTCCCGCAGCGGCAGCATCACGTTCTCCGCCACCGTCAGCGAGCTGAACAGGGCGCCGTTCTGGAACAGCACGCCGGTCCGCGACTGCAGCGCCACCCGTTCCCGCTCCGACAGATCGACGGTGTCGCGGCCCAGCATCTCGATGCGGCCGGCCGCCGGACGGATCAGGCCGAGGATCTCCTTCAGCAGGACCGACTTGCCGGTGCCGGAGCCGCCGACCACCCCCAGCACCTCGCCCCGGCGCACGTCGAGGTCGAGCCCGTCATGCACCGTCTGCGGCCCGAACCGCGTGACCAGCCCGCGCACCCGGATGACCGGTCCGCCCGCCTCCGCGGCGGTCCCGCGCTCCACCGCCCGATCCTGGCCCGCGGGCGTGCCGTCCGTTCGCACCAGTCCGTTGTCCATGCCCTGCCGCCCTCACACGCCGATGAAGGAGAACAGGACGGAGAACAGGGCGTCGATGACGATCACCAGGAAGATGCCCTCCACGACCGATTTGGTGGTCAAGGTGCCGACGCTCTCGGCACTGCCGGAAACCTTCAACCCTTCGTAGCAGCCAACGATCGCGATGACGAGCGCGAAGACCGGCGCCTTGACGAGCCCGACGATGAAGGTGTTGAGGCTGACCGCGGTCTGGAGCTGTCGGATGAACTGCCCGAAGGTGATGTCGAGCGTCGCGTAGCTCATCACCGCCCCGCCGAACAGCCCCATGATGTCGGCGTAGAAGGCGAGCAGCGGCAGCGTGATCATCAGCGCCAGCGCCCGCGGCACCACCAGCAGTTCCACCGGGTCGAGGCCGAGCGTGCTGATGGCGTCGACCTCCTGGTTCACCTTCATGGTGCCGATCTGGGCGGTGAAGGCGGAACCGGAGCGGCCGGCCACGATGATCGCGGTCATCAGGATGCCGATCTCGCGCAGGACCGAGATGCCCAGCAGGTTGACCACGAACAGTTCCGCCCCGAAACGCTTGAGCTGGTCGGCGCCCTGGAAGGCCAGCACCACGCCGATCAGGAAGGACAGCAGCCCCAGGATCGGCAAGGCGTTCAGCCCGGTCTGCTCGATATGGAACATCACCGAGGTCAGCCGCAGCCGGGAGGGCTGGAGCAGCAGGCGCCCGAAGGTCACGGTGACGAGGCCGAGGAATCCGACGAGGTCGCGCGCCTCCTTGCCCGCCTCGACCGTCGTGCGGCCGATGCGGACCAGCATGTCGACGACCGGCCGCGGCCTCTCATGTGCCGGCTTCGGCGTCCGGCCGGCCTCGCGCACCGCGTCGAACAGGGCGGCATGGTCGGGGCGCAGCCCGTCGATGGTCACGGCATGGCCGTCCTGGGTCAGCCGCTCCGACAGGCGCAGCAGCAGCACCACACCCACCGTATCCAGCGCCTCCAGCCGGCCGAGGTCCAGCCGGACGGCGCCCCGGACGGCGGCCGGGCGCAGCCGGTCGAGCCGCTCGGCCAGGCCCTGGGCGGTCTCCAGCGTCCAGCGTCCGCCGGCCGACAGGCGGCAGGCGCCGTCGCCGGCGTCGGCCGTCTCGATCCAGGCCCGATCAGCGGCGGCTTGCAGCGCCATGACCCCGTCCTGCGTAGTTCTCGGCATGCGTCCCATACCGCGCGAAAGGAAAAACCCAGGCTCGAACGTGGCGGTCATTACGGTTCCGGTCAACCCTGGGGATGGCGGAGAGCGCGGCGAAACGGCGGTTTGCACCCTGCCTAGGGCGTCGGTAGTATCACCGCAACATGACGGCACCATGACGGGCCCCCGCCCGCCGGCTGCCCGAGCCTCGCCCCACGGACCCAGCGCCATGAACCTGAAAGAGCACATCCGCGGCATACAGGATTTCCCGAAGCCGGGCATCCTGTTCTACGACATCTCGCCCATGCTGGCGCATGGCGAGGCGTGGAAGACCGCGATCGAGCGGCTGGCCGACGCCATCCGCCCGCACAAGCCGGACCTGCTGGTCGGCATCGAATCGCGCGGCTTCCTGGTCGCGGCACCGCTCGCCCTGGCGCTGGGCATCGGATTCGTCATGGTGCGCAAGCACGGCAAGCTGCCCGGCGACAAGATCGCCCACTCCTACGACCTGGAATACGGCACCGACACCATCGAGGTGCAGGCCGACGCGGTGGAGCCCGGCCAGCGCGTGGTGGTGCTGGACGACCTGCTGGCCACCGGCGGCACCATGGCGGCGGCCATCAACCTGCTGCGGCAGGTGGGCGCGGACGTGCGCGCCGCCGCCTTCCTGGTGGAACTGACCTTCCTGAACGGCCGCGACAAGCTGGACGTCGAGGCGATCTCGCTGCTGTCCTACGATTCCTGATCCATTGCCCGGTCCCTTGTTTGCATAATCCTTGGGCGGTTGGCGGCATTTGCCTGAAATCTCATCAGGGACGACCGCCGGCCGATGGCGCCGCCGGCCCCGCTCCGGCAGGGCGGCGGCGCGTTCCATATGATGGCATACGGCTTGCGTGGGGCGGCGGGTACATCGGCACTAGTGGTCGTGTCCCATGACTCATCTGGCCCCCGTGCTCCGCGAGCTTCCCTCCCCTCTTCCCGTGCGGCCGCCCGAGACGGTCTCCATGCGGACCCGCGACGGGGTGAGGCTGGACGCCGACGTCTACCGGCCCGACGCCGCCGGCGAGTGGCCGGTCCTGCTGCTGCGGCTGGCCTGCGGGCGCCGCACGGCGCTGACCAGCCATTACGCCCATCCCCGCTGGTACGCCGCCCGCGGCTATGTCGTGGCCGTGCAGGACGTCCGGGGCTGCGGCACGTCCGAAGGCCGCTTCCGTCCCTTCCAGGCGGAGCGCGAGGACGGCGCCGACGCGGTGGCCTGGGCGGCCTCCCTGCCGGGCTCCTCGGGACAGGTGGCGATGTACGGCTGCGGCTATGCCGGCATGGCCCAGCTCCTGGCGCTCGCCGCCGCGCCGCCGGCGCTGAGGGCGGTGGCGCCGGCCTTCGCCGGCTGGGACGTCCATTCCGACTGGGCCTATGAGGGCGGCGCCTTCCGCCTCGCCGACGCCATGGGCTGGGCCCTGCGCTGTGCCGCCGAGGCCGCCCGGCGGCTGGAGGACGGCGTGGCCCACCGGGCGCTGAGCGATGCGGTCCGCGCCCTTCCCCTCGACGACGAGATCCCGTCGCGGCCGGAGGTGCTGCGCGCCTATGCCCGCTATACCCATCACGACGACTGGCTGACCGACCCGGCGCCCGGCCCCGCCTGGGACGCGCTGTCGCCCCGTGCCATGGTGGAGCGGATGCCGGCGGACGTCCCGATCCTGCAGATCGGCGGCTGGTACGACCCGCGGCTGGCCGGTTCCCTGGATGCCCATGAGGCGCTGAGCGCCCGGCCCGGCGCCGCGCCGGCCCGGCTGGTGGTCGGCCCCTGGACGGCGGCGGGGCCGCAGGAGCAGGGAACCGCGGCGGTGGCGCTCGACCGGCTGCAGCTTTCCTGGTTCGACCGCTTCCTGAAGGGCGAGGAGAACGGGGCGGAGCGGGCCGGGCCGGTGCGCCTGTTCGACGTCGGCGCCGGCCGCTGGCACGACGCCCCCGCCCTGGCCCCGGCGACGGCGGCGTTGCACCTGCACGGCGACGGGCTGGCGGCGCGGACCGGGGGCCTGCTGCAGCCCGCCCCGTCGCTCGACTGCGGCACGGACGTGGTGGTGCATGATCCGCGCAGCCCGGTGCCCACGGTCGGCGGCCATGGCGGACCGCAGCCGGGCACGCAGGACCGTGCGGCGGCGGACGCCCGGCCGGATGTCGCCGTCTACGGCAGCGCACCCCTGACGGAGCCGCTGACCCTGGCGGGACGGGTGGCGCTCGACCTGTGGGTGGAGGCGGACGCCCCCTGCTTCGACGTCGCCGCCGCCCTGTCGGTGGTGAAGCCGGACGGGCGCGTGCTGCCGCTGACCCACGGCTATGCCCGCGTCGAGCCGGGGGCGCAGACCCGGCCGCTGGTCCTGCCGATGCGGGCGGTCTGCGCGACGCTGGCGCCGGGCGAGGCGCTGCGGGTCAGCATCGCCGGCTCCTGCTTCCCGGCCTATCCGGTCAACCCGGGCAACGGGGCGGAGCCGGGGGAGACCCGCCGGGTGGACGCCCAGCCGATCACCCTGCTGATCCACAGCGGCGTCGCCCGCCCGTCGCGGCTGCGGCTGCCGGCGGGAGCGGAGGAGCCGGCGCTTCAGGCGCTCTCGTCCACCTCCATCACGTCGGTCGGGTCGGGAAACCCGTTCGCGACACTGACGAGGCAGAGTTCCAGGCTCTGATCGAGAAAGCGCATCATCAGTTCGCGGTACGGCGTCTTGTCGCCGACCGACCAGGCCCGCTCCACGAGGTCGGCGAACAGGATGCGGTCGTCCGCCTTGACGAAGACCGGCGGGTAGCCGGAGCGGTTGAGCAGCAGGTTGCACAGCATCAGTGCCGTGGCGGCGTTGCCGGCGGCGAAGGGCCGCACGCTCATCAGCCGGTGGTGCGCCTCGAAGGCGGCGTCGGGGCTGGGCTCGGT encodes the following:
- the ade gene encoding adenine deaminase, which translates into the protein MAVGRDELKRRIGQALGESRADLVIKDTRFLNVVTGEIAAGDIAICGDRIVGTYESYDGVEEIDGRGLTVVPGFIDTHVHCESTCVTPQEFDRCVLPRGTTTAICDPHEICNVLGEAGLRYFLESAGGTATDLFVQLSSCVPATELETSGARLEAPDLVRYKDHPRVLGLAEFMNFPGVFHKVDGVLDKLAAFDGRHIDGHAPLLSGRELNAYLSCGIRNCHETTSAAEAMEKLRKGMQVLIRDGSVSKDVHALAGVISAETSPFLGFCTDDRNPLDIAEEGHMDHLIRSAIRLGAPVAHVYRAATWSAARSFGLQDRGLVAPGQRADLVLLDDLEGCAVSRVIRGGRPVSEESFAGRPAVEPVGLGSIRLDPVAVEDFAVPAGGSVQSVIGVLPGKILTEHRRMEVPAAGGRLVADPSRDLLKICVFARHGTNRNVGRGFVSGFGFAEGALASSVGHDSHNVCVVGASDADMALAVNRLIELQGGFVAVRNGTVVGELALPLAGLMSLQPFETVEQDLRALRAAVRAMGCPLAEPFLQLAFLPLPVIPHLKITDRGLVDVDRFELVAA
- a CDS encoding DUF2336 domain-containing protein — encoded protein: MTEHLSKEDVARLLSDPSPSTRADLAVKVARHFDSDTLSPSERRLAEDIVRVMVNDAVVRVRQSLAENLKTSPSLPRDIALTLARDVEAVAIPILSVSTVLTNADLVEIVRTGTDAKHTAIASRETVPASVADALIEVGSEGAVAALVANEGADLGEGSLGRVIDRFGDSETVQEPLVHRAHLPITIAERLVAVVSEKLRQHLVSNHELPAKVAADLILQSRERATVSLLTGENDERALERLVAQLSRTGRLTPSLLVRSLCTGDIAFFEMAMSHLANVPLTNARLLIHDAGRLGLKSLYDKAKLPPALLPACRIAIDVLKETPYDGEAHDQERHRRRLIERILTQYEDLAQEDLDYLLDKLGDMIHRDDAAA
- a CDS encoding DUF6969 family protein, giving the protein MTDLSGLSREELEEMAEAGREIRTCQRVLAKTGDTVVGELVRGHGTLYEWHHYPPGDVYDAEYHAQYYYHCHPEEERLPGEHGHFHTFLRPHGMPDGLRPAPLPDLESPPNDNDALSHLIGIAMDVTGQPVRLFTTNRWVTGETWYAAGDVVRMLDCFIIDHARPSWPANRWITALMRLFRPQIVTLLHERDAAVGRWGAERPDSYVYEDRELEVASQAAISVEEQMAAIDLALYGVRRRRPILPEPPSFVGIP
- a CDS encoding DUF1176 domain-containing protein, whose translation is MRRLLAAMILLAPLASEAAPLTKQPGFDCAKATQPAEKAICADDSLAAMDRLLGRVYRLAVEGQPADRVTALKAAQGRWLLDRNKAFKDANNDPMMLNGVYHRRIQEVIRLAGQRALAAAIAVAKPIDPLKEAGRDAEDDAGFVAYTLTTLFPSPDAPDPGGAEEVLSNLELYGGFSFAAALPDGRLFVAVPEGCGAYQCSNFPFLIDKAKGIAARLGVEVLADGKRRVDPGAAPVGLVSLNGPLVEFFEQGRGLGDCGSKWRYRVEGQTLKLVQLEEKPECDGRPWDGKGTKTRTF
- a CDS encoding methyl-accepting chemotaxis protein — encoded protein: MAAVAFIVGVIGLAAMHDLSTRTEAIELAYERQALGERMNALVLAAVMDSRGIYMAKDAAEVEKYAKPLLATLTTLQERSNRLADLTPPAERAELGEPAAKVAEFVRFRTELVRIGREKGAEQARIYGDNDANRTNRQALNSALIKLVDSLNQRVARYHADLVAAQGRWTLVIAAVGGGGALFALWMTIVVARRQIARPIVEMTGVMTRIASGDTGSDVPHTGNRDEIGDIARAVVVFRDALLQVSRHAEQERVDTEARRRRQESLEALTHSFAQKIDGLCRTLTGEADHIRSSAETLTRTARDASQRSSSVAAAAQQTTGNVEMVAAAAEEMTHSIDAISQRIGEAARIAGEAEKEAQRTNETIQGLAAAAERIGAVVSMINQIASQTNLLALNATIEAARAGEAGKGFAVVAGEVKNLANQTAKATEEISGQIAAIQAETQHAVGAITAIVGTIEKISDISTGIAAAMEEQGSATREITRNVHDAATGTQSVSQTIAGVSDVAEQTGTAADRMLDAARGLTTHARTLQSDVDEFAAQIKTM